The Salarias fasciatus chromosome 16, fSalaFa1.1, whole genome shotgun sequence sequence TTTGATTTCTCATTTTCATGTGACAATTCATTAATATTACTGGAAATTTGTATTAGTTCAGTGAAATTGGATGAACATGTTATTTCTGAAATTCCAGAGTATCTCCAGTTAGTTGCAACCCTAAATCAAACATTGCTAGAGAGATAGATCAACAAAGAGTAAAGTTAAAGATTCTTTGATAACAGTGTTTGTATTTACAGTGAAACAAAGGCAGAACAAGGAGACAATCTAATTGTTTCCAAAGTTACATGATATATGACTAAGTACATGAGTTTAAATCACATCCTGGACAAACTGTCAGCCCTAAACACTAAATATACTACTCAGTATCCCTGAAAAAATAACACCATTTCAGCATTGATGTTACAACAACATTATTTCCACTGGAAATAACAAACTATAATACACAGGAAGTAATAAAAGAGACTTCAGTGAACGGAGCTAACGGCTACCGGAGCTTAGCTCTGTAGCTAGCAGGCTAATTCGACTCTTACCTTCTTGATGTTTGATTTCGACGCAGGATGAAAATCCTTCTTACACATGAAATTTGCAAAGGACTTCCCCATGGCTGACGACCTGTGAAGCTActcaaactgtaaaaacaacGCCACTTTTAGAGAACCGAACCGCTAACCCGCCGCTTCATGTGCGTGTAAACAACTCGGCCCGCGGGAAGATGGTTTCGTGTTGGTGCTAAATATCCGGATACGACTAACCGGAAACTAAAGcgtcaataaaataaaataaaataaaataaaataaaataaaataaaataaaataaaataaaataaaataaaataaaataaaataaaataattgatgaatatgaatcaaatcaaatactCTTTCTACAACTACCAGTTGTACCTGCTggttacaacaacaacaacaacatggatAAACACGTCCCATCCACATTTGGTGGTTTTTTTAAGATGTGTTTTTGTATCATTCATATCttgaaacatgtttctgttgtcttatttttttgtgtgtacatttttttcGGACGAACAAAACAAGGCAGGAAACTGgaatttaaaaatgaacattttgagATTAAAGCTCTAACATGTTgcacagaaaaacaataaacagaacGCACAGATTATCTCATCATAACGAGTAGATACAGAAATCATAACTCTGATAAAGCACCATTAATTttttgcaaaacaaaagaaagaaagaaagaaagaaagaaagaaagaaagaaagaaagaaagaaagaaagaaagaaagggaagaggaggagaaaagcagTGCAAAATTTTTCGTGGAGGTGACTCTTTCTCAAATGTCAAAATAACTGTAAATTAAAACCGATTAAAATtcataaacaaaaataaaagcctgCACTTCCCGGCACACAGACGAATATGAGTCTGACTTCAGCTGAGTGGCTGTGGCGTTTCCGTTTCAGTGAACTTTGAgattcacacagaaacaaacaagaatAGAAACTGATACTGACAGCACTGAAGAATAGCACAGGTACGTGTCCCACAGCTTCACACCAATACTATGCACTATTAACTTTACCTGCTTTATAAACTGAGCAGGTTAAGTCAGTGTTTCCCTGATGAACTCGTGTAATAACAGCAGTGTGTTGTTCAGCCTGTGCTGCCATGCTGCCATCATCCTGTGACACCTTCGTGGCTCTGCCCCCCTCCACTGAGGGACAACGCATCATTTTTGGGAAAAACTCTGACAGGCCTTGTGATGAAGTCCAGGAGGTGGTGTACTTTCCTGCCACAGACTATGGTGCAGGGCAGAAGGTGGAGGTAAGTGACACTGACAGCCTGTCATTGCTCTTCAGCCTCACCTGCTGACTGACTTCCCAGCTGGGGGGGTGACATTAACAGGCTTCTTTGTTCTCCTCTGTCTTGTTCTTCtcttctgtgaaaaaaaagtgcacgTACATTGAGATTGACCAGGTTGGCCACACATTTGCAGTTGTGTTGAGTAAACCTGCTTGGCTGTGGGGGGCAGAGATGGGGGCAAATGAGCACCAGGTTTGCATTGGGAATGAGGCAGTGTGGGGCAGAGAGCGTGCTGATGAGGACGAGGCGCTTCTAGGCATGGACCTTGTTCGGTAAGCTTTCCCACAACAcaaatgtaaattaaatgaaCCTATAAGTACCGGATCATGAGATAACTCTACATCCTCTAGACTTGGACTTGAGAGGGCCGACACAGCTTCGAAAGCGGTGGATGTGAtcactgagctgctggagaagtaCGGCCAGGGAGGCCCGTGCATGGAGGATGAATGTGGCTTCACCTACCACAACAGCTTCCTCATCTCAGACAGGAAGGAGGCGTGGCTGCTGGAAACAGCTGGGAAGCACTGGGCTGCTGAGAGAGTGGAAGGTAATCAGGAAGCGATAACTCCAGACTGTGGATACCTTCACAGGGTCGAGAGTGTGAAATCATATATCGTACCAACACCTCAGCTCATTTTTATACATGTCTccatcaaaatacaaaaaaaaggaggatATGAAGTCCCTTTAATGTCGTTTGTAATGTAGAGATTAAAACATAACTTGAATAATCCTAAACTTACATATTCTCTCCACCAGAGAGCGCCaccttcttcattttttgacaTAAGCATGTTCCACTCAGACTCTATCCCATGAACACTTCTAAATTGGCATAAGGCTCAGAAAGACTAATATCTGAATAAATTATGTTCATTATAAAGTTATGTGCTTCTGTCCTTGTCATCTTTTCCAGGTGGATATCGCAACATCTCAAACCAGTATGGCATAACAACCAAGATCGACAAGGAGCATCCAGAAATGAGGGAATACGCCCGAATTCAAGGCTGGTGGGATGGAAAGACTGAGTTCAACTTCGCCGCGGTCTATTCCTTTTTGACCACAGCGCGAATAGAAGCTTCTGGGAGCCGGTACTGTGAGGGGAAGAAGCTGCTGGAACAGAGCAACGGTGAGTTTCTAAAACCACCCTGGGAAAAATGCAATCGATCAGCGAGTGtgatgactttatttttttttttttaccaaaggTCACATCACTGCGGAGACGATGATGGACATCCTCCGGGATAAAGACAGCGGCATCAACATGGAGGGCATGTtcatgacaacaggaagcatgGTGTCTGTGATACCGACGGACCCCGCCCTGCCCGGGGTTCACTACTTCACCGCAACTCCAGATCCTGACAGGTGCCACGCCTGTTCTCACTTAAGTACAGTTAAGCACGCTTTAATGATTCACTGAGCTTCTCCCTTTGTGCAACAGGTCCGTGTTCAAACCGTTCATCTTTGTGAAGGATGCTCAGCCCATTAAGGAGACCTCCTCCCCCAGCTACGGTCCAGACGACCCAGTGAAGAAGAAACCACGCTTTCAGAGCAAGCCTGACCGCAAACACGAGCTGTTTGTCAAACACGAGTTGGTGGCTGCCATCATGGAATCCTACAAGGTGTGGCCGTCGTTTCAAACCTGCATTTCACCTGAATTTCTTAATGTTGGCTCAGTGGGGCTTATAGGATGAAAACGTTCTCACGCCCCAGTTTTTGTCTCTGTAGGATCGAGAACAGAAGATCCGAGATGCAATgaggcagctggagaagaagacGATGGAAAAGATGGAGGAGTTTCTGCTGCAAGGCATTGCGGAGCCGATATATCTGACAAACCAGTTTTCTGCTTCTGTCCAGGAAGAGATTTGTGTTTATAACAAACACTGACAGGCAGGCAACACAACTAAGAACTgaaacaggtttaaaaaagcATCAGAATCTTTGTTAGTGCTGCTAATTTCCTGTTAGTCAGATACAGTCCTGTTGGTTTGATAAGCAACTTAAACTCAACATAATCAATCAAGTTTGCCTAAGAATGAACAATCCTGTAAGAAAAGGTTtaataaaatttatttttaagcaaACATTGTCATcggaaagcatgaaacacacattcaggcatgatttttaaaaaaacaaaacaaagcatttgTTCCAGTGTTGTCAGGATTGAGTTAataaacattttacatttcagtatTACACTGTGACACCTGAGCGTAAAAtagacagcagcagcttcagccttTCAGCTTTAGGTCTACGAGGAAGACACTTTATATTTTTAGCTTGATTAACATATTTCTTCATCTTGTCTTTAAATTGTGCCTGTTTGTTCGACATATTCAGTTAAAATAactgttcattgttttttttactgcttgTAGCTTTCTGTCCCTCCTTTTGTCCTTTACTGGCAAAGTCTGttatgacttaaaaaaaaaaaaaaaaaaagaaaaacacacagatggagtGTAACGATTGTTATACATCAGTGTCAAATCATGCGGCGGTAAATTGGCGAAGCAAGCTTTAAAACCGCATTATCAGAAAAGTAGCTGGCGAAACGAGCGCTATAAAGAAATCTTCCCTTCATTTCTTTGGAAAGGTGGAGTGATGGCACACACAGAGGCGTCACCATGTCGGTGAAAATAAAAGCGGGAGAGAAGGGTGATTTCATTTGCCTGCGTCTCTAATGTGCTTTCTGGGAACGCGTCTGGATGCTTTATCACTCCTCCGATGGCACAAATCACAGCAGGACACACTCCCAGCGCAACACAGCAGAGCGGCTATATGACCTGGAGTGTATCACACTAGTATAAAATACTGACACATGttcaaataaattacattttaaataattagttAGCCTTTTGCGCACGCTCCTACATTATGCACGCGCTCGTTTTCACTGTTACACATGGCAGTGCACGGCAATAGTGCATTTTTTCACAGTCTAGTACTGCCATTACTGacttcacatttcacagaaaCCTCAATGATTCTCAAATGGCtaaacaggagtgtgtgtgtgtgtgtgtgtgtgtgcgcgcgtgtgtgtggctgtcgAATCCAGCCTCAAAAAAACCTGAggcagattaaaaaaagcttcatcaTTAATTGCTATGGAGAAGAATGCAGTGCAGGGCCTAGCGCCCAGTGGCCTAAACAGTGTTACACTTCGTAACACTTCCCTGCACCAACAGCAGCGTCTTATTTCAACACACGAGCCACACGTTGAACACCACAATAGTTCATTGTGCAACGCTGGGCTGCTCAGGGCGTGGACACCGCCGAGCCGCTTCAGAGGAAATATTTGTCTTTGGGATGAAAGAAGAGCCGAGGTTCTTCATGTCAGGAAGCGGTAGTAGAGGGAGCCGTCCTGGAAGTCGTATTCCTGCTTGATGTGCTGGAGGACGCCTCCGTGCTGCAGCCGGGTCCCGTACAGGACCGCTTCGCCGCGGTCCTGAGCCAAGcccacctgctgcagccactCCACCAGGTCGCAGCCCAGGAAGCAGTTCACCGCGGTTTTCTTCCcacacctgaaaggaacaccCGACTAAACGTTGACCGATCTGAACTGTTGCTATAAAAAGCAGAGAAGCGACGCAgcccacacacactgaaaccacaATACGaaacatgacaaacaggtcTGTTGCGGTTTGTGAGTAATGGTCAGGAACTGGAAGCGGAAGCGGGTTAGACTAGACAGGCTCACCTTTGTTTCTTGACGATGTCCcggaaacactgctgctggtggtatTTAGTGAACTGGGCGCAGGTCATCCTGATTTCCTCGGGTAAATCCTCCCCTGgctgctcttcttttttctttctatacCACAGATTGTATaatctgaaggaaaaaaaaaacatgaatgaaatgttttctgtacATCAAGACTACGAAAATGTTTATCtacaaaaatcaaaatataatgttttttttttcttttttcgtcaATATTCTTTACCTCCTCTTAAAAGGCAGTAAAATCAGGTGCTTGTCCAGGCCGAAGAGAGCAAACGACAGGAGTCCCTGTAAACAGAGGAGACAATTCTTGACTGCAGTGCTGGAGGACATGAAATGTCTGCGACATTAGGACAGCTCACCTGTCCGTAGTTGGTCACGGCGCAGAAGAACAGCAGCTCCAAGTACAGTCGACCAGGAACACGGTTAAACAGCAACCAAAGGCAGCTGGACAGGTTCTGTCAGGGCAGATGTCAAGAGGATCAGGTCATCTGGCAGCCGAAACAATGAGTTATGTGGCATTTTTGCATTTAGACTTCTTTGGATGTCAGAttattcttgcaaaaaaaaaaaaaaaaaaagtttagtgAAATGTATTAAAATCAGGACAGCGTTTTCTAACTTTGCATTAGGAATACCCTCAAGCCAGTGtaccaataaataaataatcaaagaACCAAGAGATGTCAGAACTGGTTTTTAAAAGTCTTCTGACAGCGGTTGGAAATTACACAGTTCAGTCATTTGTATCTGATTTGGTTTGTGATGCACTAAATATAATAATGCAGGCGGATGAAGGCTGACTTCATGTCACTGCGGAGCTGAAAGGTAGTGGTTTACTCACGGCGAGCAGGCTGACAGTCAGCAGCAGACATAACAGCGCATGACGGGCCACTTGTCTGTCTGCAACCTGTTGGAGCTCCTCCGCCTGGACGAGGAGGCAGTCTGTGGAGTCGCACCGGTTCTGACACTGACCTGACGGTGGCGGCACACCGCAAGATTAATACTGGAAAACTTCCCGGAGCAAACACAGCTTACAGCACGCAGTGTGATGCATTAAGTCGAGCTGTACGTACCTGTATGACTGgtgggtgtgctgtttgcatttgTGCTGATGATCATATCTGGCATGGGCTGCGGTGCTGCACAGTCACATATGAGACAagctggaaaaacaagaaatgtgAAGTTGAATTTCCATCTCAGAGCACTAACTGTCACTTTTCACATACAGAACAATTTTTGTTGGCATTTCATAATGCATGTACAGTACATTGTGATCATGTACCCTCCGGGTCGGCAGCGCACGGCCTTTTTCCAGTGGTGGCTGGGACGCACACCAGCTGACTGCAACATTAGAAGCTATGAGTATCATCTTCTACTTAATCACATCAACTGAAGTTAAAAATGACTCACTTGTCACACAAAGCCAATACAAAAACAGAAGTATCTAGTTACTGGTTTTCCAATTTCACATTTGCTTTCCAGGGAAACAAAACCTGACTCACGAagtctcagaggtcagagtcatgttacaatgttttgtttttttcatcatcatGCCTGCGGGATTAAAGATGTGCTCACTGAAAGATCAGAACTTTAAAAAGCTTTCTAGTTTAGTTTaattatgtgtgtttttactaTTTAAAGAACTTTTTGCTACATTGTATTTGTATGAAAACTGCTAGATAAATAAAGATTAATtaactgaaaatgtgtttctgagAAAGACGTTTCAGCATCGCACTTAAGTTTCAGCTTCTtgggaaaaaaaccttttaaaaaacTATCTCTACAAGTTCCATTGATTATCAATTCATTTATCACTCACCTTTCATAACTGCTTTGGTAAAGTGACAGAAACAACTGTTGAGTTGTTACTTGAATACCAACTAATATTGATTAAAATCCATCAGCAAATGAAATACCTCTGTTGACGTCtgttgattctgggactgcttCAAGCAGATTCTGGCGATCAGATTCAGGATCAGCGATAAGTTCATCATCAGTGTCACACAGATGGTTTACgttctggttctggtcatttgctGTCCAACTGCCTCGACTGAGACAAATCATAGAGGCTCCTCCCAGCAGGATGCCGAGGGCCAGGACCACTGTGGTGATGATCACCTGACAAGAAATACAACACGAAAGGCGTTTAGATGCTTCATTGTCAACCGAGCAGGCAAGACAACACAGGTCCTACAACTTGTTACCTGCGGGAAGCCGTAGTAGAAAGATGCGTCAATCACATCAGAGACTTTTTCCCCAGAAAGGAGCAAAATGGCAGTAAAGGCAGCAGGAATCCTGTTAACAAAATTCACAAGATACATCAAActgaatacaataaaataaatacatttttcataaaATCAACCCTCGGTATTCTACTCGAACAGGAAAGTTACTTCCTTCATGGCACAACCATGTTGTCTTGTTGTCTGATAAactggttttctttcatttgaccTTTTGTGGAGAACTCACTCACCCCCAGCCTGCAATCACCAGCGCGCCCGGAGGAACTATCAGATCCTCATATTTTTTCAAGAGGAGAATCGAGAGCGCGATCAGACCtaagcaaagaaaaacactggtTACACAACTACAGCCAAAGTCATGTGTGCTAGGTTAGGGTTCGTGCTCGTGCTCATACCTGGCCATATGTAGGTGCTGTACAGCGAGGTGCATAACAACGTCAAAGTCACAATTTGCCCGATGAAGTCGTCTTCCTTCACCACAAAGTTCCACAGGATCATCGCAATGCAGGtgagaaactgaaaataaaaaccattaaaaaaaaaacattaactgaTGTGAAGTTCATTacaattaaattattattgcaATCAAAAGACAACTTTTGACGGTATTTGGTGCGAAGATTACCTGTGCGAGGAAAAGATGGACCGTAAATATGTGAGGTAACCTTTTAAATTTCTTACTGAAAAACATAACAACAATTGTCCACACCTgttgggaaaaagaaaaaaaaaaacacaccagatgATGACCTGAAGGGATAAAGGGAGCTTCACAGTTTTAAAAAGGTGGTACATTGAAGGGAAAACATACAGCAGAATCAAAAACTGAATTCTATTTCACCACAACCCAGTATGTAGCTTTCATTTTCAAGTTCCTTAACTGAAGGTGAAAAAGAGGAACGAAGTGGCTGTCTCAAGGAGACATCTGTGTATAAACAGAACTTCTCTAGAAATGATCCCTTCAGTGTCAGCTTAGCAGTGTTTGAAATATCTAAGCAACGATTTTCACATAGATGTAACTTccatatttaaaacaaaagagagaTTCTACTGCAGAAATATTTTTGCTGTGACTTACCAGTGCAACTAAGCTCACAATGCTGATGTTAAATGAGACGTTTTGCAGTGAATTCATTAAAACCCGAGGGTCCATCCAGCTGATCGTCAGCAACCAGGCTGAGACATACATTATGGGGCCGAGAGAAAAGTGCTGATCACCATACCAGACGTCACCTAACAGGAGGAAATGTGCAGAGTGAGTCACGAAGAGAAAGACAATGTTTCTGAAATAGCCGATAAGAAAATAATGATTGCAGATAAAGGCAGAAATGGATGGAAGCTAGAGACAACTCACAACTTCTAGTTCGGCGTTGTAATAAACAGCGTAGATGGCCACACTTGGGGCAGTGGGAAATATTCCATAAAGAAAGGCATAGTCCGAGAGACTTGAGTGGTTGGAACTGTTGCTTTTACTATTGTCCAACAAGTCCACCATGTCCTTACAAATCAGAGGCATTAGCAATCTGGAAGTCAGAACAACAGATGATGTTAAGTACAAATATTGTGTGAGGAATCAGTAAGCACTTCAGTTTGATATTATTAGCCATTATCATTATCTGTGTAAAACCTCCTATTGAGTCATCTATTTGGGAATAACAACTTGTGGGCTGAGAAAGGTCTGAGTCATTGAAATGTCTGCACATAACATGCTGGGGCCACTTCACAAAGCCCCGACCTGCTGACTCCGTGCAAAGAGTTCACCTCATCATAATAATACAAGGTTATCTCAGACCACAAAACCACCTGGAGCTCAAAAATGACCACCAAagattgaataaaaataaaatgtcttgTACTCACAGTTTTGCTGTAATCAGTAATATCAGGGTTACGACTGTGGATTTGGTTAGTTTCCTCAGCTGTCCCACCATGGAGAGGCCCAGGTAGAACAATGCTGCACCCCCAAAAGAGTTGGCCAGGCCGTCCAAAAACTGAGACAGAAAGGCGGGAATCCTCTGGTGCAGGACGAAATGGGCGATGATGCCAATGACAACCATAAATACGATAGGGTTTCTCAGGACCTGGAAGATTACAACTCCCACGATCATTAGTTTGCTCTGTTGGTGGTTTCCCTGATCCTTCCACTTCTGGATCTCACAGAGGGCAAAGCCGATGGGATTCAACAGCATCAGGGACACAGGTGCAACCAGGTAAATGTACTGGAGGTACTCTGGGTGGGAGCTCTGGTAGAGGGCTTCAACTGTGGATGAAGATGGAGACAAATGACTCAAGGAAAAGTAGTCACAACATGAAGATGACCACACAGGGATAACTGACACTGATGCAAAGAGTCATTTATAAAGTCTAACCTAAAGTATACAGTGAGGTAAACCTAAAACTTGAGAGATTAGATGTGATCCTGGCTTATACTGAGAGCAGAAAAGACAATAATCCTTCAgagtatataaaaaaacaagtaaGGTAAATAATGGATTAGCCACTAGAGTGACAGCAAAACAGGTTTTTGGAGATTACACATAGGAGCAGATGGTTTAGATAGACTGGTTCACTGGACTATAAAGCTATATTGCTGAAATGAATGCCAATGTCAATTGGAAGTTTGAACTTTAACTTGTTAAATCATGCTCAACTTATTGTTTTGGGATCTATGCAATAAAAATTTCCATGTCCAATTACATGAGTGGTAACATTAGTGTTTCAACCAAAGGTTCTGTAACAGTGTTTTGAGACCAGAATTGATTTCTGACAGAATGTTATGTGTGAAGAGTAAACAGAACTTTGCtttaagatggcgatttgataAAGTCCCAACTAAAGCTGTACTATCACATTCTGTTTATGACCTCCGTCTGCACTGCAGCTAATCAATGATTACACTTctagatggatgaatgaggaAACAAATGTGACCGGATGATAAATAGCTTACCTATTGGATATCCCAAAGCGAAGTCATTGCTTTGGGTGGCAAATATTGAGAAGAGTCCAGCCTTGCTGTAGCGGCTGGCAGGACTGGCAACAAGCAGGGTGAGGACACACACGATGCAGAACACAGACACTTTGGCTACGAGGATGCTCCACAGGAAAGGCCAGATGACATTATTGAAGTCCAGCAGCACCATGTTCTTGAACAGCAGTGCTGGGAGGGCGAACTTGGACACAAAGTTCCCCAGGCCTTTGGCCTGGTTGGGGGTGATGATGTTCGTCCTCCCTGCGATGTACCCGCACAGTATGATCCCGAAACACTCCAGGAGAGCCGGGAAGAGCCTGTCAATGGacatggtggaggagagcaCAGTGGGGCCCGGGGTCTCCATCTCTCCGACCCTGAAGACGAAGTTAGCTCTGCCTTTGTTACCGGgagcctccatcctgcctcggATCAGCTGTCACGCCTGGTTTGCGGCCCCTGATAAGGTCGTGTCAGTCACTGCAGAGACCTGAAAGAGGGAGACGATGATAACGAGTCTAAACAACGTAATCTGATTAAAACCTTTCACCAGGTCAACCAAACCGTATCGCGATCTTCGGCAACACAATGAAGCGGTTGGTGTAACACAGCACAACATTCTTGACTACTTTGCGTATATTACTTGCATAACTTTTTAGATAAAAGTCACCCTCACCTCCCTCGGAACAGTTCTGTCCGCGAGCGTCCCATGTGCCAATCATTTCCCGGTCGGTGGACCGCCGGTTCACGCTAAACTGAAACTATACAGGCAACACGGAAAGAGCTACAAGTTAGATCAAAGTTTGCTTCCAACTTCAATAAACTTGTTCAGGAGGCTCTCTGAGTTGGAAACCGCCGTGTTTATCAGTCACACCACCGAGGGGCGTACTCCGTGTTAAAATACCACCCAACAACTTTCATAATCCCGAGTAACCTCCACGCCCCGACCAATCAGCGTGTGAATCGGGGGATAATGGCGGGGTTTAGTgaaaacagccaatcagagtcGAGTCTGGGCACCGTGGGCACTATGCAAATGTGTTGAGAGTTGAGAGGAGGCAGACCGGGAGGAAAAGTTTCAACCCCCTCTTCCCagtgagaggagaaaacagtgGCACCGCATTTATTCATTAGAAACATTTTATGCTGGGTAAAAGCTGAATACGATGCATAAAAGTTGTGAGAATCCATGAAGGCCAAATCATGCGTTTGCAACATTGAGACTTACACCCCTTTTTATGGATCACAATGGTTTAGCCCACGGCCTTTCCGCATTCTACTACAAAACAGCGTGGGTCTGCAGGGTGAAAGAGTGTGTACACCGTAGACCTTAAGATTTCTCTTTATTTGTCTATAAACACCAAGCTGTGCTAGCCACGTCAGCCATTATTTTTTGTAACTATTTATCTGAtgtgtctctttgtttttgccTCTGGGCCACATAGAAGACATGGTGAGATTAATCCAAACTGCAGTAGGTTTGCATTTAACCACTAATCACTGTGCCGCATGTTTGTGGAGCCAGGCGGCGGAAGTCGTTAAAATACTAATTTGTAGTTGGAAATCGAACAGATTTGCATTCATTATGCAGATTTTATGAAAAGGCTTTCTCCCCAGAAAAGGCTGGTagaattttttcttttcttttttttttttactcagtaaTTGTACCAGACATGCATTTGTCAATTACgtattatacaaaaaaaaaaaaaataaatcaacatttaaGGAGGGATAGCaacattttttcacttttttgtgaattttattTGTTAACCATTTCTTTCATCTGTATCTATGCCTGAAAAGACCTTAAAATTACCTTTAACTGCTTTTC is a genomic window containing:
- the scrn3 gene encoding secernin-3, which codes for MLPSSCDTFVALPPSTEGQRIIFGKNSDRPCDEVQEVVYFPATDYGAGQKVECTYIEIDQVGHTFAVVLSKPAWLWGAEMGANEHQVCIGNEAVWGRERADEDEALLGMDLVRLGLERADTASKAVDVITELLEKYGQGGPCMEDECGFTYHNSFLISDRKEAWLLETAGKHWAAERVEGGYRNISNQYGITTKIDKEHPEMREYARIQGWWDGKTEFNFAAVYSFLTTARIEASGSRYCEGKKLLEQSNGHITAETMMDILRDKDSGINMEGMFMTTGSMVSVIPTDPALPGVHYFTATPDPDRSVFKPFIFVKDAQPIKETSSPSYGPDDPVKKKPRFQSKPDRKHELFVKHELVAAIMESYKDREQKIRDAMRQLEKKTMEKMEEFLLQGIAEPIYLTNQFSASVQEEICVYNKH
- the gpr155a gene encoding LOW QUALITY PROTEIN: integral membrane protein GPR155 (The sequence of the model RefSeq protein was modified relative to this genomic sequence to represent the inferred CDS: inserted 1 base in 1 codon), translated to MEAPGNKGRANFVFRVGEMETPGPTVLSSTMSIDRLFPALLECFGIILCGYIAGRTNIITPNQAKGLGNFVSKFALPALLFKNMVLLDFNNVIWPFLWSILVAKVSVFCIVCVLTLLVASPASRYSKAGLFSIFATQSNDFALGYPIVEALYQSSHPEYLQYIYLVAPVSLMLLNPIGFALCEIQKWKDQGNHQQSKLMIVGVVIFQVLRNPIVFMVVIGIIAHFVLHQRIPAFLSQFLDGLANSFGGAALFYLGLSMVGQLRKLTKSTVVTLILLITAKLLLMPLICKDMVDLLDNSKSNSSNHSSLSDYAFLYGIFPTAPSVAIYAVYYNAELEVVTSGMVISTFLSXPIMYVSAWLLTISWMDPRVLMNSLQNVSFNISIVSLVALVWTIVVMFFSKKFKRLPHIFTVHLFLAQFLTCIAMILWNFVVKEDDFIGQIVTLTLLCTSLYSTYIWPGLIALSILLLKKYEDLIVPPGALVIAGWGIPAAFTAILLLSGEKVSDVIDASFYYGFPQVIITTVVLALGILLGGASMICLSRGSWTANDQNQNVNHLCDTDDELIADPESDRQNLLEAVPESTDVNRACLICDCAAPQPMPDMIISTNANSTPTSHTGQCQNRCDSTDCLLVQAEELQQVADRQVARHALLCLLLTVSLLANLSSCLWLLFNRVPGRLYLELLFFCAVTNYGQGLLSFALFGLDKHLILLPFKRRLYNLWYRKKKEEQPGEDLPEEIRMTCAQFTKYHQQQCFRDIVKKQRCGKKTAVNCFLGCDLVEWLQQVGLAQDRGEAVLYGTRLQHGGVLQHIKQEYDFQDGSLYYRFLT